The following are encoded in a window of Chlorocebus sabaeus isolate Y175 chromosome 22, mChlSab1.0.hap1, whole genome shotgun sequence genomic DNA:
- the LOC103228485 gene encoding olfactory receptor 5H1 produces MEEKNATLLTEFVLTGFLYQPQWKIPLFLAFLVIYLITVMGNLGLIAVIWKVPHLHIPMYLLLGNLAFVDAWISSTVTPKMLINILAKSKMISLSECKIQFFSIAISITTECFLLATMAYDRYVAICKPLLYPVIMTNGLCIRLLILSYIGGLLHALIHEGFLFRLTFCNSNIVHHIYCDIIPLFKISCTDSSINFLMVFIFSGSIQVFSIVTILVSYTFVLFTVLKSKSDKGVRKAFSTCGAHLFSVSLYYGPLLFMYVGPASPQADDQDMVEPLFYTVIIPLLNPIIYSLRNKQVTDSFAKMLQRNVKVSY; encoded by the coding sequence ATGGAAGAGAAAAATGCAACGTTGCTGACAGAGTTTGTTCTCACAGGATTTTTATATCAACCACAGTGGAAAATACCCCTGTTCCTGGCATTCTTGGTCATATATCTCATCACCGTCATGGGGAATCTTGGTCTGATTGCTGTCATCTGGAAAGTCCCGCACCTTCATATCCCAATGTACTTACTCCTCGGGAATTTAGCTTTTGTGGATGCTTGGATATCATCCACAGTGACCCCAAAGATGCTGATCAACATCTTAGCTAAGAGCAAGATGATATCTCTCTCTGAATGcaagatacaatttttttctattgcaatCAGTATAACCACAGAATGTTTTCTCTTGGCAACAATGGCATATGATCGCTATGTAGCCATATGCAAACCTTTACTTTATCCAGTCATTATGACCAATGGACTGTGCATCCGGCTATTAATCTTGTCATATATAGGTGGCCTTCTTCATGCTTTAATCCATGAAGGATTTTTATTCAGACTAACCTTCTGTAACTCCAACATAGTACATCACATTTACTGTGACATTATCCCATTGTTTAAGATTTCCTGTACTGATTCTTCTATTAATTTtctaatggtttttattttttcaggttcAATTCAGGTATTCAGCATTGTGACTATTCTTGTATCTTATACATTTGTTCTCTTCAccgttttaaaaagcaaatccgATAAAGGTGTAAGGAAAGCCTTTTCCACCTGTGGAGCccatctcttctctgtctctttataCTATGGCCCCCTTCTCTTCATGTATGTGGGGCCTGCATCTCCACAAGCAGATGATCAAGATATGGTGGAGCCTCTGTTCTACACGGTCATCATTCCTTTGTTAAATCCTATCATCTACAGTCTGAGAAATAAGCAAGTCACAGATTCGTTCGCAAAAATGTTACAAAGAAATGTTAAGGTTTCATACTAA
- the LOC103228484 gene encoding olfactory receptor 5H14 isoform X2 — protein sequence MSNEDMEEENATLLTEFVLTGFLYQPQWKIPLFLAFLVIYLITIMGNLGLIAVIWKDPHLHIPMYLLLGNLAFVDALLSSTVTPKMLINFLAKSKMISLSECKIQFFSFAIGVTTECFLLATMAYDRYVAICKPLLYPVIMTNRLCIRLLVLSFLGGLLHAVIHEGFFYRLTFCNSNIIHHFYCDIIPLLKISCTDSSINFLMVFIFSGSIQVFTIGTVLISYTFVLYTILKKRSVKGIRKAVSTCGAHLLSVSLYYSPLAFMYVGSASPQADDQDMMESLFYTVIVPLLNPIIYSLRNKQVIDSLTKMVKRNDV from the exons ATGTCTAA TGAGGACATGGAAGAGGAAAATGCAACGTTGCTGACAGAGTTTGTTCTCACAGGATTTTTATATCAACCACAGTGGAAAATACCCCTGTTCCTGGCATTCTTGGTCATATATCTCATCACCATCATGGGGAATCTTGGCCTGATTGCTGTCATCTGGAAAGACCCTCACCTTCATATCCCAATGTACCTACTCCTTGGGAATTTGGCTTTTGTGGATGCTTTGTTATCATCCACAGTGACTCCGAAGATGCTGATCAACTTCTTAGCTAAGAGTAAGATGATATCTCTCTCTGAATGcaagatacaatttttttcctttgcaattgGTGTAACCACAGAATGTTTTCTCTTGGCAACAATGGCATATGATCGCTATGTAGCCATATGCAAACCTTTACTTTATCCAGTCATTATGACCAACAGACTATGCATCCGGCTATTAGTCTTGTCATTTCTAGGTGGCCTTCTTCATGCTGTAATTCATGAAGGTTTTTTTTACAGATTAACCTTCTGTAATTCCAACATAATACATCACTTTTACTGTGACATTATCCCATTGTTAAAAATTTCCTGTACTGATTCTTCTATTAATTTTctcatggtttttattttctcaggttCAATACAAGTTTTCACCATTGGGACTGTTCTTATATCTTATACATTTGTCCTCTatacaatcttgaaaaagaggtCTGTGAAAGGTATAAGAAAAGCCGTCTCCACCTGTGGAGCTCATCTCTTATCTGTATCTTTATACTATAGCCCCCTCGCCTTCATGTATGTGGGCTCTGCTTCACCACAGGCTGATGACCAAGATATGATGGAGTCTCTATTTTACACTGTCATAGTTCCTTTATTAAATCCCATTATCTACAGCCTGAGAAATAAGCAAGTAATAGATTCACTCACAAAAATGGTCAAAAGAAATGATGTTTAG
- the LOC103228484 gene encoding olfactory receptor 5H14 isoform X1 translates to MEEENATLLTEFVLTGFLYQPQWKIPLFLAFLVIYLITIMGNLGLIAVIWKDPHLHIPMYLLLGNLAFVDALLSSTVTPKMLINFLAKSKMISLSECKIQFFSFAIGVTTECFLLATMAYDRYVAICKPLLYPVIMTNRLCIRLLVLSFLGGLLHAVIHEGFFYRLTFCNSNIIHHFYCDIIPLLKISCTDSSINFLMVFIFSGSIQVFTIGTVLISYTFVLYTILKKRSVKGIRKAVSTCGAHLLSVSLYYSPLAFMYVGSASPQADDQDMMESLFYTVIVPLLNPIIYSLRNKQVIDSLTKMVKRNDV, encoded by the coding sequence ATGGAAGAGGAAAATGCAACGTTGCTGACAGAGTTTGTTCTCACAGGATTTTTATATCAACCACAGTGGAAAATACCCCTGTTCCTGGCATTCTTGGTCATATATCTCATCACCATCATGGGGAATCTTGGCCTGATTGCTGTCATCTGGAAAGACCCTCACCTTCATATCCCAATGTACCTACTCCTTGGGAATTTGGCTTTTGTGGATGCTTTGTTATCATCCACAGTGACTCCGAAGATGCTGATCAACTTCTTAGCTAAGAGTAAGATGATATCTCTCTCTGAATGcaagatacaatttttttcctttgcaattgGTGTAACCACAGAATGTTTTCTCTTGGCAACAATGGCATATGATCGCTATGTAGCCATATGCAAACCTTTACTTTATCCAGTCATTATGACCAACAGACTATGCATCCGGCTATTAGTCTTGTCATTTCTAGGTGGCCTTCTTCATGCTGTAATTCATGAAGGTTTTTTTTACAGATTAACCTTCTGTAATTCCAACATAATACATCACTTTTACTGTGACATTATCCCATTGTTAAAAATTTCCTGTACTGATTCTTCTATTAATTTTctcatggtttttattttctcaggttCAATACAAGTTTTCACCATTGGGACTGTTCTTATATCTTATACATTTGTCCTCTatacaatcttgaaaaagaggtCTGTGAAAGGTATAAGAAAAGCCGTCTCCACCTGTGGAGCTCATCTCTTATCTGTATCTTTATACTATAGCCCCCTCGCCTTCATGTATGTGGGCTCTGCTTCACCACAGGCTGATGACCAAGATATGATGGAGTCTCTATTTTACACTGTCATAGTTCCTTTATTAAATCCCATTATCTACAGCCTGAGAAATAAGCAAGTAATAGATTCACTCACAAAAATGGTCAAAAGAAATGATGTTTAG